From the genome of Salvia splendens isolate huo1 unplaced genomic scaffold, SspV2 ctg770, whole genome shotgun sequence, one region includes:
- the LOC121791295 gene encoding uncharacterized protein LOC121791295 gives MNNRNRAAQPPTEDISSPYFLHPSDNPGITLVPQQLNGSNYATWSRSFTTALLAKNKLVFVDGSILRPPREDLLYHQWIRCNSMVISWIRNFVSSQICSSIMYLDDAYTIWFDLKERFSTADSTRVYQLKQQFMSLSQG, from the coding sequence ATGAACAATCGCAATCGAGCAGCTCAACCTCCAACTGAAGATATATCCAGCCCATACTTCCTTCATCCGAGTGATAATCCAGGGATTACACTCGTTCCACAACAGCTTAATGGATCTAACTATGCTACGTGGAGCCGCTCCTTCACCACTGCCCTCCTCGCTAAGAACAAGCTTGTATTTGTTGATGGATCCATCCTCCGTCCACCTCGTGAAGATCTTCTCTATCATCAATGGATTCGATGTAATAGCATGGTGATCTCTTGGATTCGCAATTTCGTTTCTTCACAGATATGCTCAAGTATCATGTATCTCGATGATGCATACACAATCTGGTTTGATCTGAAAGAGAGGTTCTCAACTGCTGATTCAACTCGAGTTTACCAACTCAAACAACAATTCATGTCTCTTTCTCAAGGATAA